The Bacillus sp. Y1 genome includes the window ACATTCTTGAATATCAAACGCCTTACATAATGTATTTTTATTAAACTTTGAGCTGTCTGCTAGTACATAGCATTTATTTGAGTTCGTTTTGACAATACTCTTTTTACTTGCTTCTCGAAAGTCGGGAGTATTTACCCCCACATTTAAACCAAAGCCACTGGCACCAAGAAAAGATTTATCAAAGTTTAGATTTCTTAAAGAAGAGTCTGTTAGTGGTCCTGAGATAGAATCCAAATTTCTATTAACCTCTCCTCCTACAATTGTAATGTTTTCTATATGAGTACCATTAACCTCACTCAACACCTGGATATTGGAAGTAACTACTCTAATCCCTTTTGATGCAATGTATTTTACAATGGCTGAACATGTCGTGCCTGAATCAATGTATATAACATCGTCATCTTCTACTAAAGAAGCAGCAAATTTTGCAATTCTTTCCTTGCTTTCTTTATTTAGTAACTTCTTTGTGCCTACAGGAATTTCATGTGAATCCAGCTTTAATTTAACTGCTCCACCTCGTAAAAGGACAATAAAATTTTCATCCTCCAGAATTTTTAAATCTCTACGAATAGTAGATTCAGAGACCCCCTCAAAAATTTTCAATAGATCTTCAATATAAAGGATTTGTTTATTTTCTAATTCATCCATTATTTTTTCTCTTCTGACATAAGGGATCATAATTTAATACCTCGATACATTTTTATTAAAAGTTTTTTATCACACATATTCGTTTAACTCTAACAGTGTTGGCATTGCATCTTGAGCGCCAATTTTGGTAACCGTTCTTGAACTAACTATTGAAGCCAATTCTCCTATTTTCTCAATCGGCAACTCCTTCATAAGTCCGTAAGCTAATGCCCCAGTATAAGAATCTCCTGCTCCTGTTGTTTCGACTACATCTACTGTTCTGCAAGGAATGTGAATGGTTTTCTTTCCATCATATATAATACTGCCTTTTTCACCAAGAGTTATGATTAACAGATTATTAGTATATTGATAAAGCTTATCGCAAACCTTTTCAGCCTCGCTTAGCGATGACACACTCTCTCCAGCATAAAAACTAGCTTCCGTTTCGTTAACCACTAGACAATCCACCAGTTTTAAACAATCAACATCTATTTCATTTGCAGGAGCAGCATTTAATATCACATAGCAATTATACTCTTTCGCCTTTTTAATGGTATATTCCACCAATTGTTTTGGAATTTCTAATTGCAATATAACGATTTTGCTTTTCTTAAACAAGCCTTCCGCCTGATCGATATCCTCAATCGTCATACTGTAATTAGCACCTTTTGCTATGGTTGCAACCACACTTCCATCTGAAATTGCATTCACAATGCCAAGTCCAGTGTTTGTATCAGCCTTTGAAACATAGTCAGTATTCAAGCCATACTTTTTCATATTTGCAATTAATTCCGAGCCAAATTGATCATTGCCAACCTTACCTACCATATAACTTTCAAGTCCCAGCTTGGCACACTGTACTGCTTGATTGGCTCCCTTCCCACCTCCACAGAAAGTGACACTATCTGCTGTAAAGGTCTCGCCAATTTCCGGAAGTCGTTTTTGCTTAAGGATAATGTCATAATTGATACTACCGACTATTGTAACCGCATTCTTTCTCATGGTTATTTACCTACCTCGATAGTTTTGGTATTACTTCTACCAACCCTCATACCTTTTAGTTTCCCTTGAATTACTTCAAAATAAGCTGCTACTACAATTATAGCTCCGGTTGCAATATATTGCCAAAAACTATCTACACCTACAACAACTAATCCAACTTTTAGAGTTGATAATAAGATAGCTCCAAGTAATGTACCGATCATATTTCCTCTTCCACCAGCCAGGCTTGCACCACCAATCGCAGCTGCCGCAATCGCATTTAATTCATAAGTTTGACCTGCTGCTGGCTCTCCTGACCCTAAGCGCGCTAACAACACCATACCAGCCAAAGCAGCTCCAGCTCCAGAAATGGCATAAGCAAGCATTTTACTTTTGTTAACATTTACTCCTGATAAGAGAGTAGCTTCTTCATTACCCCCTATAGCATATATATAAGTCCCGAGTTTTGTATACTTTAAGATGATATGTCCAATAGCAGCAAATGCAAGAAGTACAAGAATTGATACTGGAAATGCTCCAAAAATATCTGAGTTAAAAATTGATCTGAAATTTTCAGGAATATCCAGAACTGGCCAGCCTCCAGTTATAACATAAGCAATTCCTCTGTATGCACTCATTGTTCCTAAGGTAGCAATAAATGGCTGAAGATTTAACTTTGTAATTAATAGACCATTAAATACTCCTAAAACAAAACCTATTCCCACTCCACATATAATTGCTAATACAGGATTTAAACCACTTACAAGTAAATCACCTACAACTACAATTACAATTGCAAAGATTGATCCTACAGAAAGGTCGATTCCACCTGTAATGATTGCATAAGTAATACCTAAAGCTAATAATCCATTAATAACACTTTGGTCCATAATATCAAGTAAATTACTTCCACTTAAATAGACTGGTTCAATAATGGAAAATACAATAACCATAATTATGATCGCTGCTACTAAGCTTAGTTCTCTACTATATTCCTTAGTTTTTAACATCTTTGTTTACCCCCATCGCATATTGAAGGATATCTTCTTCAGTAAGATTCTGATTTTCAAACTCTTTCACTTTTTGTCCCTCACGCATGACAATGATCCGATCACTTAGGCCTAACACTTCAGGCAACTCGGAGGAAACGACGATTATAGATTTTCCCTTTTCAAGTAATTCTTCTAGGACTCTATAAATCTCTGCTTTCGCTCCAACATCGACACCTTTTGTCGGTTCATCTAAAATTAAAATCTCAGCATCTGAGGAAAGCCATTTAGAAATCACTACTTTTTGCTGATTTCCTCCGCTCAAATTAGTCGTCATATAATGAGGGTTACTAGGTTTTAAGTTGATTTCATCGATATAATAATTACAGTTCTCCGTTTTTTTTCTATGATTCACGAAGCCGTACTTAGAGAATTTCTCCATTTTAGTAAGACCTACATTGTTTGCATTATTAAAAAATTTGATAAACCCTTGTGTTTTTCGATTCTCTGGAATGAGTCCAATCCCCATTAGAACACCTTGGCGAGGATTTTTAATATTCACAGGAACTCCCTTTATTTTTATGGTGCCACCTGACTTTTCCTCTGCACCAAAAATCGTTCTAACTACATCCGTCCTTTTGGAGCCAACTAAACCTGCAAAGCCTAATATTTCACCTTTATGAAGGTGGAAATTAATGTTTTTAAAGACTCCATTCACACTTAGGTTTTCTACTTCCAATACCTTTTCATCAGTCTTTGGAGACGGTTTGGTTCTTACCGCATAAGCTGAAACATCCCTGCCTACCATTTTTTTTATTAATTGCTCTCTTGTAACATCCTTTAATTGAAACGTATCTATATGCCTGCCATCACGAAGGACTGTTGCGCTATCACAAATCTCAAAGACTTCATCTAGTCGATGACTAACGTATAAAATCGTTATTCCATTTTCTCTTAAGTCGTTAATAATAGAAAAAAGTGTTTGTACTTCTTGATTTGTTAGTGAAGCTGATGGTTCATCAAATGATATGAGTTTCGCATTATGATACAATCCTTTGGCGATTGCTACCATTTGCATTTCTCCTGTACTTAACGTACTCGCTAAATCTTCGCTTTTAAAGTTACACTTCATTTTAGTAAGGATCTCATTCGCATCATGATGAAGCTTTTTGTAGTCAATAAACATTCCTTTTCTTGGTTCATGACCTAAAGTAATATTTTGACCCACAGTTAAATCTGGAATTAGACTAACTTCTTGATGAATTTTTACAATTCCATCCTGAATGGCCTCATTGGCATTTTTATATGAAACTATTCGTCCTTGAATTTCTACCGTTCCTTCATATTCATTATTGACTCCATGGAGTGTATTCAATAATGTTGACTTTCCTGCCCCATTCTCACCCAATAGAGCATGGATCTCACCTTTCTTTATATCAAAACTCACCCCATCTAGGGCCTTTACTCCAGGAAAAACTTTTGAAATATTCTGAAATCTAATGATACTTTCTGTTTGCTTTTCCATTTCGATTCCCCTTTTCATACCTATAGTCGAACACAATCAATCCGACTATAGGTATAAACTAGTATATTGTTACTTTGCTATTGTTGGGTCTACCCATTTAATAATCTCTTCAGCTGGTGTATCTACATTTGTTTCATCAATTAACGCTTGAGGAGTCCAAATTACTCTAGGTACTTCCTGTCCGCCCAATTGACGAATGGTCATTTCAACTGCAATTTGCCCTTTATATTTCGGGAAAGAATCGATAGTAGCGTCCAATTCACCTTTACGAATAGATTCATATGCCTCACCGATTCCATCTACTCCGACTACTAATATATCTTTCCCTGATTCATTTACTGCCTCTTGTGCACCTAAAGCCATCGTGTCATTATTTGCAAAAATAGCGGCTAGATCCCCATGCTTTTTAATCCATGTTGCAGCAATATCCTTTGCCTTTGCACGATCCCAATCCGCATTTTGTTTTTCAGCAATATCAATGTTTGGAGCATTATCCTTCATCCAATTCTCAAATCCTAATGTACGTTGTCTAGCAGCAAACGCTTTTGGCATTCCCACTATAATCGCAACCTTACCTTCTCCATTTAATTTTTCTGAGATCCATTGTGCCGCTGATTCTCCGTTTAAATCTGCTTTTGGTCCGACAAAATTTGGAGCCTCCTTGATAATTCCGTCATTAACGTTCATTACTGGGATATCCTTTTCGAGGGCACTTTCAACCCCAGGAACAAGATTGCTGTCAGAAATCGGAGAAAGTAACAAAGCACTATACTTTTTGTTGATCATATCTTTTACAATGGCAAGCTGTCCTTCTTCATCCGCTTCACCTTGTGGGGATTTAACATCAATTGTTAGGTTCATTCCTTTATCACTGAACTTTTGAGCCCCTGTTTCCATTCCTTCTTTCAATGTTCTCCAATATTCATTTTCAAAAGCTTTTGCTACAGCACCTAATTTTATTTCTTCAGATAATTTAGGTACTTCCCCTAAGCTTGATCTTACTTCTTCATATGTTTGACCATCAGCATTATCTGGATTAAAAGCACCTGTATCTTTATCTGGAGATGCACTTCCACTACTGCTATTGCTACTACAAGCTGTCAATCCTAAAGAAATTGCTAAAACACCAGTTACGAATAAATTTTTTTTAGACTTTTTCATTTTTTTATCCCCCTAGAATTTATTAGTAATCGCTTTCAGAACTTATGAAAAAAATTTGTGTGCTTATATTTCAGTTAAAAATTATTTATTAACTTTTAACTCAAACATTGAAAAGAACATCTTGTTTACTGAAATTGCGTCGTTTTTCTCAATCGTTTTTTCAATTTCTGCTAACCCAAGCTGGTCTATTAAGCTACTAATAATATGAATCGCTTTTACATTTTGCTTAATTTCTTCAACTGGTTCCTCTCTAATAGGGAATGTATCAAAATAGATAGCTCCATCATAATTATACTTTTTCAAATAATACATGAATTCTAGTGTCTGCATTAATGATACCGTTCCAACCATTAAGCCGTCATCGTGAGTTCCATAGCCATCATTGATATGAACACCGAATAATTTACCTTTATCTGCTGCAAGGCTTAAGCCATATGCAGGATTTTCTCGTTTCATGAGCATATGACAGTAATCAACTGTAACTCCAACGTTTTCACGATTGATTTCATTTACCATTAACAACGTTAGTCCAATACTATCAATTAATGCATATGATCTTTCTTGATATGGCTTATATTCAATACTGATTTGTAAGTCTGGTGCATAATCAGCAAGTGCAGTGACATATTCCCTAACTTGACTCCAGGCTTTTTGATAATCAACTTGGAATGGATAGTCAAACCCGTCAAAGCCTAGCCATAAAGTTAAAACTTTCCCACCTAATACTCTACAGGTATCTGCAGCCTCTTTACACAAGGTAAACGCATCTTCAGCAATCAGCTTATTATTGTTCCCAAATTCACCATTTATAAAATGATTTCTAAACCTTAAAGCTAATCCATTTGTACTCATGTTTAAATCTTTTAGGGTTTTATTGATTTCATCTACAGAGTAATTCGAAAAATGTTCTGGATAGTTTAAATCAACACATGTAATTCCATCAATCTCTGAAACTTTTTCTAATGCTTTGATAATATCTCCATTGACCTTGGGCATAATTGAATTTATCCTCGTAGCTAATTTCATTGTGAGCCTCCAATTTTTTGTTGAATCTTCTTGTAACTGATTTCTTGAATTAAATTTAACACCATAATAAAGCGATTTCAATAATTTTTTTCACATTTTTTCATTTTTTTTAACTTTTTTTCATCTTTTTTAATATTTTTTCACATACCTATGTGCTCAGTTATTTTATGGATCCAAAATTTCTTTCTACTTTTAACACAAAAAAACACTCAAAAATGTTGATATACAACATAATTGAGTGTTAACTCCACTATAAAAGTTTGTATAGTTCATGGTAATCCTCTTCCTCAGTAAATTCATACCCTCTAATCTCACTTAATTCAACAGGACGAATCGAAGTGTTGTTTTGCATTTGTTTTTTTCGGTATTGATGAGGTGTTGTATGAAACGTGTCTTTAAAAAGTTTATGAAAGGAATTTAAATTTGGAAAGCCACACTCTAACGCGATTTGAATGATGGGCCGGTCGGTTTCTAGCAAATATCGAACCGCATGTTCCAAGCGTATCCCATTTATATATTTGATAAATGACTGTCCCATATGATGTTGAAAATATCTGGATAGATAGGGAGCCGTAAGTTCCTCTGTATCAGCCAACTCTTGAAGTGTGATAGGATTCATATAGTGCTGCTGTATGTAATTGGTTAACCGATTCATCCGTTCAATATCTTTTTCAGAGTTGATAATAACATTTTTCTGATCTTCTTTAAAATGGGTAACCAATTGATACACCACATCTAATAGAAGAGAATGCACTTTAATTTCATAACTTTCTTCCTTCTTTTTTACAGCTAACATGAGTTGAGCAAGCAATGGCCTGATTTTGTTATAGGATTGCTGGTCGATACTCTGAAATGACTGACAACGAAAGGACTCGTTCTCAATATTACTATAAAATTTTTTAATAAAATTTATTGGAATTTGAATAAGTAATAGTTTATTCTCTTGATCAGATTCAACCCCATGCACCTCATTACTGTTAATGAGCAAAAGGTCATTTTCCTCAAGCACATACTCTTCTCTTCCCACATACACATGTATTTGTCCTTTTAATACTAGTAATAATTCAATTCTGTCATGCCAATGCATGGCCACATACTTTACACTCGTCATTAATGCGAATACAGGAACCTCTTCTTTAATTACAGCGCTTTCATATGGATATTTCATAAAGGCAAGGCCTCCTACTTTTCTTGTTATATACTTATATACTCATTTTTTTGTAGAAATCCTTTTTTAAAAATTTTTCTGCATTATTAAAACTTAGTTTTTCGAATATACAAAGTTACTTAACTTCGGTTATACTATATTTGTAAGCGATTAAATTATGTTCGGGGGAGCTTTTATGGGGAAAAATTCAAAACCTAACGAGCCTATAGTTACGCATATTTTTACAGCAGATCCTTCTGCACATGTCTTTGAAGGAAAGCTTTATATCTATCCTTCTCATGATCTGGATCATGATGGGCCTTCAAACGATAACGGTGATCAATATGCGATGGAAGATTACCATGTGTTATCCATGGATGATGTTAACGAAACATGTGTAGACCACGGGGAAGCGCTTCACTTGAGAGATATTCCTTGGGCAAGTAAACAGCTTTGGGCGCCAGATGCTGCTTACAAGAACAACACGTATTATTTATATTTTCCAGCTAGAGATAAAGAGGGAATTTTTAGAATTGGGGTTGCCACAAGCAGGACCCCTGCAGGAACATTTACACCAGAAGAAAATTACATACCAGGTAGCTTCAGTATTGATCCAGCCGTATTCGTCGATAAAGATGACAAAGCATATGTTTATTTTGGGGGGCTTTGGGGAGGACAGTTGGAAAAATGGCAGGAAGGAACATATAATCCCAATGCTGAAGGTCCAATGCTAACAGAACCAGCATTAGGTCCAAGAGTCGCTGAACTAAGTGACGATATGCTAACCTTTAAAGGTGAACCACGAGAAATATCAATAGTTGATGAGAGTGGAAATCCAATTCTTGCGGGTGATGAAGAACGAAGATATTTTGAAGGTCCATGGGTTCATAAATACAATGATCTATATTATCTATCGTATTCTACAGGTACCACTCACAAGATTGTTTATGCGGTAAGCAAAAACCCACAGGGGCCCTTTGAATTTAAAGGTACGATACTTACCCCTGTCATTGGATGGACCACCCATCATTCGATTGTCCAGTTTAAAGATAAATGGTATCTTTTCTATCATGATTGCTCCTTATCAGATGGGGTAGATCATAAACGATCGGTAAAATACGCTGAATTAACCTATAACGATGACGGAACGATTGTAACAATAGATCCTTATGAGGATTAAAAGCAAAGAGCAGCTGACTTTCAGAGAAAGTTCAGCTGTTTTTTCTATATAGAGGTCATGAAAACTTATCATAGTAATATTTAACTATTACTCTATAACTATTTTTCAAAATTTACAAAATACTTAGTTTATTTACTATACAAACTAAGTGTAGGAAAGGTATAATAAACTCAAGACAGGATGACATGTTACATAGCTTTCTCAAAAATGAAAGCCCTTTCTTTATCCTATCTAAAACTTACGTAAAGGAGGTTTAGTTATCAATATATAAGAACCACCTTACAAAATTCTATTAAAAAAGGAGAATTTCGCATGCTTAAAGTATTACGTAAACCTCTCATTACAGGATTAGCTTTAGCCTTATTATTACCTGTTGGCTTGAATCCTGCCGCTGCTGAAACGACAAATGAACAGTCTACTAGTGCTTTGTCGGTACCATCTATAGCCGAAAGATACAAAAATTCCTTCACTATTGGTGCAGCAGTGGAGCCTTATCAATTACAGGGCACAGATGCAGAAGTATTAAAACGCCATTATAATAGTATTGTTGCTGAAAATGTAATGAAACCAATTAATATTCAACCAGAGGAAGGTAAATTTGACTTTACCGAGGCTGATAAAATTGTTAAGTTTGCAAAAGAAAATGGCATGGACGTCCGTTTTCATAACCTCGTTTGGCATAGCCAGGTGCCTGAATGGTTCTTCATAGACGAAGAAGGAAACAATATGGTTGATGAGCAAGATCCAAAACAGCGTGAGAAAAACAAAAAACTTCTGTTAAAACGTTTGGAAAGCCATATTAAAACGATTGTAAAACGTTATAAGGACGACGTGAAGTCTTGGGATGTTGTGAATGAGGTGATTGATGATTCTCCTCAAAATGAAAGAGGGCTGCGTGAATCTGCTTGGTACAAGATTACGGGGGATGAATATATTAAAGTAGCCTTTGAAACAGCCAATAGATATGCAGCAAAAGATGCAATGCTGTACATTAATGATTACAATACAGAAGTTACGCCAAAGAGAACGTACTTATATAATCTTGTAAAAGATTTGCTCGAACAAGGAGTTCCAATTGATGGTGTAGGACATCAAGCTCATATTCAAATTGGTTGGCCTTCTAACCAGGACATTGAAGACTCCATTAACATGTTTGCTGACCTTGGTTTAGACAACCAAATAACAGAGCTAGATGTTAGCCTATATGGTTGGCCACCTAGACCAGCGTTTCCAACCTATGCTGATATTCCAGCTGATAGACTGGTAGCTCAAGCAGACCGGTACAATGCTATTTTTGAAATATATGAACGACTAGGAGACAAAATCAGTAACGTTACTTTCTGGGGCATAGCAGATAATCATACTTGGTTAGATGATCGAGCCATGCAATACAACGATGGTGTAGGAAAAGATGCACCATTCGTGTTTGATCCGGAATATAACGTAAAACCAGCTTATTGGTCGATTATGGACTAACCTTGCTATTCAAACAGTATTTCACACTTAAATTAACAGGCAATTTGATAAGCAAAATGCTTGGAACAAAGTGATATGCTCCCCTTAAGGTAGACACATTAAAAATAAACGGAAAAATTCCGCTTATCTCGGGAAATACCCCCATTTCCCGTAAAATAAGCGGAGTTTTTCCGCTAATAGGATCCTAATGTATCAATTTGGGTCTATTTTGATAAGTTAATCGGAATATATCCGCTTATATCTGCTTCTTGAGCCCCTACTATACACATTAACCGGAATTTCTCCGCCTATGAATTACTATCTCTACCTCGAGTACAAAAACGAAATTAGCAGTCCAATTCGCAACTGAATTGGACTGCATCTTTTTTTATTTTTTACCTTTATCCTTTAACTGATCCTGCTGCAATACCTTCAACGATTCGGTCACTCAGAAGGAAGTATGCGATTAATACGGGGATAATACTGATCATCAAGGTTGCACCTATAGCTCCCCAATCGGTTAAATACTGCCCAACAAAGTTATTTACACCTACCGTAATCGTTTTCCACTTGTCCGAACTCAAGAAGGTATTTACAAATACAAATTCATTCCAGTTATAAATCATGTTAATGATGACAGTTGTTGAAAGTACCGGAACGGTCATCGGCAATGTAATTTGAAAGAATATCCTATGAACGGAACAACCATCCATAACTGCTGCTTCTTCAATCTCCCTTGGTATGGTTCTATAAAATCCAGTTAGAATCATAATCGTGATAGGCAAATTAAACGCAACGTAAGACAAAATAATAGAAATGGGATTATCTATTAAATTGACTGATTTAAAAATATTAAATAGTGGAATTAATGTTGAATGAAGTGGAATCATATACCCTGCCATAAACAATCCAAGAACTACTCCACTTAGTTTCCAATACATCCTTGTAATGGCAAATGTTACAAAGCTTGCAAGGATAACCGTAAGTACAACGGCTACAACGGTGTATAAGACACTATTAAAAAAGTAAACATCAATATGCCCTGCTGTCCATGCCTTTACGTAATTTCCCCATTGAGGATCTTGTGGAAATGCGAATGGGGACATACCGAATACCTCTTGATTCGTCTTCAATGAAAAAAGAAATAACCACACCAGCGGATACACTTGTACAATGGCAATCACTCCTAGGATAAAATAAAGGATTCCGTATCCTATTCTTGTTCCGAGTGTTTTACTAGTTTTATTTGGTGCCGCTAGAGTCGCATTTGTTTCTGTTCCATACGCAACCTTACTCATTGGTTTCACTCCCCCTTCTTAAAATTGCACATCATCTTTAGAAGATAATAATTTTTGAATGAGCCAAGTCATAATGAGACAGATGACCAATAAACCGAATCCTATCGCACTTCCGTATCCGAAGTTGTATTTACTAAATGCCTCTGTATACATATAAGAAGCCATTACCTCACTCGCACCGTTTGGTCCGCCACCAGTTAATACAAAGATTAAATCAAAATACTTTAAGGAACCAACAATCGCTAGAATGACCATAACTTTTATCACACCGGTGATTAGAGGAATCTTTATTTTATAGGCTATTTGAATAGGGTTTGCACCATCTATTTTTGCCGCTTCAATCAATTCCTCTGGAACATTCTTTAACGCAGCATAAAAAATGATGATATAAAAGCCTGCATACTGCCAAACAATTGGAATGAATAGAGCATATAATACGATGTTAGAATCAGCTAGCCAAAGTGGTGGGTGATCAACACCCAACATTATTAACAACCTGTTGATCATTCCATTAGTAGGATCAAATATCTTAGCCCAAAGTTGTCCGATCGCAACGGATGATAACAACATAGGAATTAAGTATATCTTTCTTAAAAAATTGGCTCCTTTAATTTTACTAGCTAATATAAGCGATAAAATAAGATAACCAACCAAGCTTACAGTTGAGAAAATACCAAGTAAAAGAGAATGCCACGTACTTTGCCAAAACTTTTTATCTTGGACTAACTCGATATAGTTTTCTAATCCGATAAACTTCATCTTCCCAATTCCGTTCCATTCCATTAAACCATAATAGCCAGTTAATACGATTGGGATATAAATTAAAAGCAGAATTAATATTAACGCAGGCAGGACATAAAGAGTGATTATGAATTTGTTTGACATGACACTTTTCATTTTCTGAACTCCCTTCTACTTTGAAAAGCGTTCCTATAAAATGATAGAGGGCATATGCTATATGCCCTCTACTCTTTAAAGATGCATTACGCCATATTACTCTTGTTCTTCGGCAAGTTCGTCCGCATGTTGTTTCACAAAATCCTGCGGTGTCACTTGTTTTCCAAATAGAGCCGTTACTAAATCATGGTGTAATTCGGATACAGCTGGGCTGGATTGAGTATCAAAATAAGTAGTAACGTTTGATGCTTCACTCAAATCTTTTAAAATTTCAATGTACATTGGAGCAAGATCCAAATTAGCTGTGTCTACTTTAGTAGCAGGAATAACACCAGCATCTGTAACTGATTTTTCTCCCCATCTTTTTACAAGGTATGCTGAGAAGTCTTTTGCTTCGTTCTGAACTTTAGAATCCTTTGCTACGAATAATCCAACACCAGGTCCACCAACATAACTGTTGATATCTGTACCTTTACCGCCTTCATAAGTTGGGAACTTGAAATAGCCAATCTTGTCTTTAAATTCCTGCGATACATCAGGACTTGTAGTATAGTTTGGTAACTCCCAAGTAGCTGTTAGAAACATAGCTGCTTGTTCATTCATAAAGTAACCTTTTGCATCATCATTTGATAACGCACTAGATCCTTTTACAAACCCACCCATATCCACAAGGTTTTGTACTTCTTCCGCTGCTTTCACAATTGCTGGGTCGTCCATCTTTGCTTTTCCGTGAATAACATCTGTTAAGATAGTAGAACCACCAATACGATCTGCTA containing:
- a CDS encoding ribokinase, with translation MRKNAVTIVGSINYDIILKQKRLPEIGETFTADSVTFCGGGKGANQAVQCAKLGLESYMVGKVGNDQFGSELIANMKKYGLNTDYVSKADTNTGLGIVNAISDGSVVATIAKGANYSMTIEDIDQAEGLFKKSKIVILQLEIPKQLVEYTIKKAKEYNCYVILNAAPANEIDVDCLKLVDCLVVNETEASFYAGESVSSLSEAEKVCDKLYQYTNNLLIITLGEKGSIIYDGKKTIHIPCRTVDVVETTGAGDSYTGALAYGLMKELPIEKIGELASIVSSRTVTKIGAQDAMPTLLELNEYV
- a CDS encoding DeoR/GlpR family DNA-binding transcription regulator encodes the protein MDELENKQILYIEDLLKIFEGVSESTIRRDLKILEDENFIVLLRGGAVKLKLDSHEIPVGTKKLLNKESKERIAKFAASLVEDDDVIYIDSGTTCSAIVKYIASKGIRVVTSNIQVLSEVNGTHIENITIVGGEVNRNLDSISGPLTDSSLRNLNFDKSFLGASGFGLNVGVNTPDFREASKKSIVKTNSNKCYVLADSSKFNKNTLCKAFDIQECLIITNKQIPELDGTTEYYVVD
- a CDS encoding AraC family transcriptional regulator; amino-acid sequence: MKYPYESAVIKEEVPVFALMTSVKYVAMHWHDRIELLLVLKGQIHVYVGREEYVLEENDLLLINSNEVHGVESDQENKLLLIQIPINFIKKFYSNIENESFRCQSFQSIDQQSYNKIRPLLAQLMLAVKKKEESYEIKVHSLLLDVVYQLVTHFKEDQKNVIINSEKDIERMNRLTNYIQQHYMNPITLQELADTEELTAPYLSRYFQHHMGQSFIKYINGIRLEHAVRYLLETDRPIIQIALECGFPNLNSFHKLFKDTFHTTPHQYRKKQMQNNTSIRPVELSEIRGYEFTEEEDYHELYKLL
- a CDS encoding sugar ABC transporter ATP-binding protein — translated: MEKQTESIIRFQNISKVFPGVKALDGVSFDIKKGEIHALLGENGAGKSTLLNTLHGVNNEYEGTVEIQGRIVSYKNANEAIQDGIVKIHQEVSLIPDLTVGQNITLGHEPRKGMFIDYKKLHHDANEILTKMKCNFKSEDLASTLSTGEMQMVAIAKGLYHNAKLISFDEPSASLTNQEVQTLFSIINDLRENGITILYVSHRLDEVFEICDSATVLRDGRHIDTFQLKDVTREQLIKKMVGRDVSAYAVRTKPSPKTDEKVLEVENLSVNGVFKNINFHLHKGEILGFAGLVGSKRTDVVRTIFGAEEKSGGTIKIKGVPVNIKNPRQGVLMGIGLIPENRKTQGFIKFFNNANNVGLTKMEKFSKYGFVNHRKKTENCNYYIDEINLKPSNPHYMTTNLSGGNQQKVVISKWLSSDAEILILDEPTKGVDVGAKAEIYRVLEELLEKGKSIIVVSSELPEVLGLSDRIIVMREGQKVKEFENQNLTEEDILQYAMGVNKDVKN
- a CDS encoding ABC transporter permease; the encoded protein is MLKTKEYSRELSLVAAIIIMVIVFSIIEPVYLSGSNLLDIMDQSVINGLLALGITYAIITGGIDLSVGSIFAIVIVVVGDLLVSGLNPVLAIICGVGIGFVLGVFNGLLITKLNLQPFIATLGTMSAYRGIAYVITGGWPVLDIPENFRSIFNSDIFGAFPVSILVLLAFAAIGHIILKYTKLGTYIYAIGGNEEATLLSGVNVNKSKMLAYAISGAGAALAGMVLLARLGSGEPAAGQTYELNAIAAAAIGGASLAGGRGNMIGTLLGAILLSTLKVGLVVVGVDSFWQYIATGAIIVVAAYFEVIQGKLKGMRVGRSNTKTIEVGK
- a CDS encoding sugar phosphate isomerase/epimerase family protein, which produces MPKVNGDIIKALEKVSEIDGITCVDLNYPEHFSNYSVDEINKTLKDLNMSTNGLALRFRNHFINGEFGNNNKLIAEDAFTLCKEAADTCRVLGGKVLTLWLGFDGFDYPFQVDYQKAWSQVREYVTALADYAPDLQISIEYKPYQERSYALIDSIGLTLLMVNEINRENVGVTVDYCHMLMKRENPAYGLSLAADKGKLFGVHINDGYGTHDDGLMVGTVSLMQTLEFMYYLKKYNYDGAIYFDTFPIREEPVEEIKQNVKAIHIISSLIDQLGLAEIEKTIEKNDAISVNKMFFSMFELKVNK
- a CDS encoding sugar ABC transporter substrate-binding protein, with the translated sequence MKKSKKNLFVTGVLAISLGLTACSSNSSSGSASPDKDTGAFNPDNADGQTYEEVRSSLGEVPKLSEEIKLGAVAKAFENEYWRTLKEGMETGAQKFSDKGMNLTIDVKSPQGEADEEGQLAIVKDMINKKYSALLLSPISDSNLVPGVESALEKDIPVMNVNDGIIKEAPNFVGPKADLNGESAAQWISEKLNGEGKVAIIVGMPKAFAARQRTLGFENWMKDNAPNIDIAEKQNADWDRAKAKDIAATWIKKHGDLAAIFANNDTMALGAQEAVNESGKDILVVGVDGIGEAYESIRKGELDATIDSFPKYKGQIAVEMTIRQLGGQEVPRVIWTPQALIDETNVDTPAEEIIKWVDPTIAK